From the Misgurnus anguillicaudatus chromosome 17, ASM2758022v2, whole genome shotgun sequence genome, one window contains:
- the LOC129452189 gene encoding UPF0524 protein C3orf70 homolog B, which yields MAYSGAQKPLKSDKLDEAQALAKSCAGRPDFLPCDGLSICATHSHGKCFKLHWCCHLGWCHCKYVYQPMTNVGQLPSTSVPAAPSDRTDTIDLSISLMERFLRISPCFLPPPCPESPKYCNIAELFIDDYIVKRINGKMCYVQRPPVHTEAPPTPPQRNPTKANPQIKHMEEKQTVVVDNVKGPKMGHCSSPSSSEDSGINALEGHYLESCEEESEEDDELSMDGNSSPGSLWDQDECTLLSPSKSIVEIIENIETTV from the exons ATGGCTTATTCAGGAGCGCAAAAGCCTCTGAAGAGTGATAAGTTAGATGAAGCTCAAGCTTTGGCTAAAAGCTGTGCAGGCAGGCCGGACTTCCTTCCTTGTGATGGACTGTCAATCTGCGCTACTCACAGCCATGGAAAATGTTTCAAACTACACTGGTGCTGTCATTTGGGCTGGTGTCACT GTAAATATGTGTACCAGCCCATGACCAATGTCGGCCAGCTTCCCAGCACATCCGTGCCGGCTGCTCCATCTGACCGCACAGACACCATCGATCTGTCCATCTCCCTAATGGAACGCTTTCTCCGTATCTCCCCTTGCTTCCTGCCTCCACCGTGTCCGGAGTCTCCTAAATACTGCAACATTGCAGAACTCTTTATCGATGACTACATCGTCAAACGCATCAACGGCAAAATGTGCTACGTTCAGCGGCCCCCGGTTCACACGGAGGCCCCTCCCACTCCGCCTCAAAGAAATCCGACCAAAGCGAATCCCCAGATAAAGCACATGGAAGAGAAGCAGACTGTTGTCGTGGATAACGTTAAGGGACCTAAAATGGGCCACTGCTCTTCTCCTTCcagctcagaggactcggggaTCAATGCTTTGGAAGGTCACTATCTTGAGTCTTGTGAGGAAGAGTCCGAGGAAGACGATGAGCTTAGCATGGATGGGAACTCCAGTCCGGGAAGTCTGTGGGACCAGGATGAGTGCACCCTGCTTTCCCCTTCCAAATCCATTGTGGAGATTATTGAAAATATCGAAACCACTGTGTGA